A DNA window from Myxococcales bacterium contains the following coding sequences:
- a CDS encoding dienelactone hydrolase family protein: protein MTRDILSTRAWLAASALVALAGCASSASPPAVGTDAAADAADAALAPARRAVAGDSPYERLGPHPVGHTTFVVTDAARSRTLRLQLWYPADAAASAAATAGTPLAELEPPGEARDAVARLVAAAGPCSRTRVASAADAKPLAGAPWPVVAFSHCYGCMRYSAAQSMERLASHGVAVVAPDHAGGTLFDVLKGVRSNIDAASLALRVGDVRFALDAVLDANNPAVPEALRGRLDPARVGVMGHSFGAVTTGAVLAQDPRPLAAFAIAAPIDALGGLKVAELKKPVFYLLAQEDNSIGEIGNNLLRNNFGAMTAPSWLVEVADAGHWSFSDVCGLHPSFRAGCGRAGRQTDTDLELNYLENDGARALAASYAAAFFRAHLAADAAGLAFLNGAHPKDLVTVRAR, encoded by the coding sequence ATGACACGAGACATCCTGTCCACCCGCGCTTGGCTCGCGGCCTCCGCGCTCGTCGCGCTCGCGGGCTGCGCGTCGTCCGCCTCGCCGCCCGCCGTGGGCACCGACGCGGCCGCCGACGCGGCCGACGCGGCCCTCGCCCCAGCGCGTCGGGCCGTCGCCGGAGACTCGCCCTACGAGCGGCTCGGGCCGCACCCCGTGGGCCACACCACGTTCGTCGTGACCGACGCGGCGCGCTCGCGCACGCTTCGGCTGCAGCTCTGGTACCCCGCCGACGCGGCGGCCAGCGCGGCCGCGACCGCGGGCACGCCGCTCGCCGAGCTCGAGCCTCCCGGGGAGGCGCGCGACGCGGTCGCGCGGCTCGTGGCCGCGGCCGGCCCGTGCAGTCGCACCCGCGTCGCGTCGGCGGCGGACGCCAAGCCGCTCGCTGGCGCGCCGTGGCCGGTGGTCGCCTTCTCCCACTGCTACGGCTGCATGCGCTACTCGGCAGCCCAGTCGATGGAGCGCCTCGCCAGCCACGGCGTCGCGGTCGTCGCCCCCGATCACGCGGGGGGCACGCTCTTTGACGTCTTGAAGGGTGTCCGCTCGAACATCGACGCGGCCTCGCTCGCGCTGCGGGTGGGCGACGTCCGCTTCGCGCTCGACGCCGTCCTCGACGCGAACAACCCCGCCGTCCCCGAGGCGCTCCGCGGGCGCCTCGACCCCGCCCGCGTGGGCGTAATGGGGCACAGCTTCGGCGCGGTCACGACCGGCGCCGTGCTCGCCCAAGACCCGCGTCCCCTCGCCGCCTTCGCCATCGCCGCCCCCATCGACGCGCTCGGCGGGCTCAAGGTGGCCGAGCTGAAGAAGCCTGTCTTCTATCTCCTCGCGCAGGAGGACAACTCGATAGGCGAGATAGGCAACAACCTCCTCCGCAACAACTTCGGCGCGATGACGGCCCCGAGCTGGCTCGTCGAGGTGGCCGACGCGGGGCACTGGTCGTTCTCCGATGTGTGCGGACTGCACCCTTCCTTCCGCGCCGGCTGCGGTCGAGCAGGGCGGCAGACCGACACGGACCTCGAGCTCAACTACCTGGAGAACGACGGCGCGCGCGCGCTGGCCGCCTCCTACGCCGCGGCCTTCTTCCGCGCACACCTCGCGGCAGACGCGGCGGGCCTCGCCTTCCTGAACGGCGCCCACCCCAAAGACCTCGTGACGGTGCGCGCGCGCTGA
- a CDS encoding VCBS repeat-containing protein, translated as MRSLLGASLVLALAACSLTETVVEPLGGPGSDGGSNADAGQKPTVPGTHFHAAEGAWAVPLGGFAGAGFNSVTSGNWATMDIDGDHKPDLVLPSDPLDSGSKVWGFGQTPYWKIYRSGSSGFAVETAWTVPSGGFVSTGFNSVASGKWTTMDIDGDGKPDLVLPSDPLDPAAKVWGQGTSPSWKVYKNTGSGFAAESRWSVPLGGFATTGFNNVSSSRWSTVDLDGDGRPDLVVPSEPTDSTAKVWSHGERPYWKFYKNTGEGFAEEARWNIPMGGFASTGYNSVASSRWATLDLDGDGKPELVVPTEPGDAGAEVWGLGGAPFWKVYKNTGEGFGDEVKWPVPAGGVPGSGFNHVVSGKWTTLDLDSDGRPDLVVPSDPADTSSRVWGFGDAPFWKIYRNTGAGFGPESRWSVPDGGFVGTGFHDVASGRWSTLDLDGDGRLDLVVPTDPGDSGGKVWGHGRAPFWKLYRGAP; from the coding sequence ATGCGATCTCTCTTGGGCGCCTCCCTCGTCCTCGCGCTCGCCGCCTGCTCGCTCACCGAGACGGTCGTCGAGCCGCTTGGAGGACCCGGCAGCGACGGCGGGTCCAACGCCGACGCCGGACAGAAGCCCACCGTCCCCGGCACCCACTTCCACGCGGCCGAGGGCGCGTGGGCGGTGCCGCTCGGCGGCTTCGCCGGCGCCGGCTTCAACAGCGTCACCTCGGGCAACTGGGCCACGATGGACATCGACGGCGACCACAAGCCGGACCTCGTCCTCCCTAGCGATCCGTTGGACTCCGGCTCCAAGGTCTGGGGCTTCGGGCAGACGCCGTATTGGAAGATATATCGAAGCGGCAGCAGCGGCTTCGCGGTGGAGACCGCGTGGACCGTTCCCTCCGGGGGCTTCGTGAGCACGGGGTTCAACAGCGTCGCGTCCGGCAAGTGGACCACGATGGACATCGACGGGGACGGCAAGCCCGACCTCGTCCTCCCCTCCGATCCCCTCGACCCCGCCGCCAAGGTCTGGGGTCAAGGCACGAGCCCCTCTTGGAAGGTCTACAAGAACACGGGCTCGGGGTTCGCCGCCGAGTCGCGGTGGAGCGTCCCGCTCGGCGGCTTCGCGACCACGGGCTTCAACAACGTGAGCTCGAGCAGGTGGTCCACCGTCGACCTCGACGGCGACGGCAGGCCCGACCTCGTCGTCCCCTCCGAGCCCACGGACTCCACGGCGAAGGTGTGGAGCCACGGCGAGCGCCCGTACTGGAAGTTCTACAAGAACACGGGAGAGGGCTTCGCCGAGGAGGCGCGGTGGAACATCCCGATGGGGGGCTTCGCGTCCACCGGCTACAACAGCGTCGCCTCGAGCAGGTGGGCCACGCTCGACCTCGACGGTGACGGCAAACCCGAGCTCGTCGTCCCCACCGAGCCCGGCGACGCGGGCGCGGAGGTGTGGGGGCTAGGCGGCGCTCCGTTCTGGAAGGTCTACAAGAACACGGGTGAGGGCTTCGGTGACGAGGTCAAGTGGCCCGTGCCCGCGGGTGGCGTTCCGGGCAGCGGGTTCAACCACGTGGTGTCGGGCAAGTGGACCACGCTCGACCTGGACAGCGACGGCAGGCCAGATCTCGTCGTCCCGTCCGACCCCGCCGATACCTCGTCGAGGGTCTGGGGCTTTGGCGACGCGCCCTTCTGGAAGATATACCGGAACACGGGCGCCGGGTTCGGGCCCGAGTCACGGTGGAGCGTGCCCGACGGGGGCTTCGTCGGGACGGGCTTCCACGACGTCGCCTCCGGGAGGTGGTCGACCCTCGACCTCGACGGCGACGGCCGCCTCGACCTCGTCGTCCCGACCGATCCGGGCGACTCCGGCGGGAAAGTGTGGGGACATGGGCGCGCGCCGTTCTGGAAGCTCTACCGCGGGGCGCCTTGA
- a CDS encoding DUF1003 domain-containing protein produces the protein MCLTFEAIILSVFVLLSQNRQVEREKVRADIEYDVNLKAELQIQQLHEKLDAMNSQLQRRLQNLERAGQRSEAPKG, from the coding sequence ATGTGCCTTACATTCGAGGCCATCATCTTGAGCGTGTTCGTGCTGCTCAGCCAGAACCGCCAGGTCGAGCGCGAGAAGGTCCGCGCGGACATCGAGTACGACGTGAACCTGAAGGCCGAGCTTCAAATTCAGCAGCTGCACGAGAAGCTCGACGCGATGAACTCGCAGCTCCAGCGGCGGCTCCAGAACCTGGAGCGCGCGGGCCAGAGGTCGGAAGCTCCGAAGGGCTGA
- a CDS encoding SOS response-associated peptidase, with product MCGRLVASDPAALVEGWSQTRLVPSPADLAALASYNVSPSQRVLVLRAGPRGREIAAVRWGLVPAWAKEPLGGRPLFNARSETAAEKPAFREALRLRRCVALADAFYEWKREGRRRVPYRVVTSGVMMLAGVWERWQGPSGEALESAAILTRAAGPALRALHDREPVMFATREQAIGWIAPELRDASAALELLGEPGPSVELREANAKVGRAGEDGPECLVPGASPGTQLTLC from the coding sequence ATGTGCGGTCGGCTCGTCGCGAGTGATCCAGCAGCGTTGGTCGAGGGGTGGTCACAGACCCGCCTGGTCCCCAGCCCCGCAGACCTGGCCGCCCTCGCGAGCTACAACGTGTCCCCGTCGCAGAGGGTCCTCGTGCTCCGCGCGGGCCCGCGCGGACGCGAAATCGCCGCGGTCCGGTGGGGCCTCGTCCCCGCCTGGGCGAAGGAGCCGCTCGGCGGGCGGCCCCTGTTCAACGCGCGCTCCGAGACGGCGGCGGAGAAGCCGGCGTTCCGGGAGGCGCTCCGGCTGCGGCGCTGCGTCGCCCTCGCGGACGCGTTCTACGAGTGGAAGCGCGAGGGGCGTCGCAGGGTGCCATACCGTGTGGTCACGTCGGGCGTGATGATGCTCGCGGGGGTGTGGGAGCGCTGGCAGGGCCCGTCGGGCGAGGCGCTCGAGTCGGCGGCGATCCTCACGCGGGCCGCGGGCCCCGCGCTCCGCGCGCTGCACGACCGGGAGCCTGTGATGTTCGCCACCCGCGAGCAGGCCATCGGGTGGATCGCGCCTGAGCTCCGCGACGCGTCCGCGGCGCTCGAGCTGCTCGGTGAGCCGGGCCCGTCCGTCGAGCTTCGGGAGGCGAACGCGAAGGTCGGGCGCGCGGGCGAGGACGGCCCAGAGTGCCTCGTCCCGGGCGCGTCGCCGGGGACTCAGCTCACGCTCTGCTGA
- a CDS encoding GNAT family N-acetyltransferase has product MVPTLRLATPADIPAIQRVGLDADTRYLTVGRPELADDSTIPTDAAASAIARGALVVADLDGEGVVGWIVVGRVGDELCVGQLSVATAFGRRGIGSALLARVVADARANAEPSLLLNTEANVSWCRPWYARRGFEVVPRDEWGPALAALAAAQAEAGLDWSTRVHMRIKLRAD; this is encoded by the coding sequence ATGGTGCCCACGCTCCGCCTCGCCACGCCGGCCGACATCCCGGCGATTCAACGCGTCGGCTTAGACGCCGACACGAGGTACCTGACCGTCGGGAGGCCCGAGCTGGCCGACGACTCGACGATCCCAACCGACGCGGCGGCGAGCGCCATCGCCCGCGGAGCGCTCGTCGTCGCGGACCTCGACGGCGAGGGAGTCGTGGGGTGGATCGTGGTGGGGCGCGTGGGCGACGAGCTGTGCGTCGGGCAGCTCAGCGTCGCCACGGCGTTCGGCAGGCGCGGCATCGGGTCGGCGCTGCTCGCGAGGGTCGTGGCCGACGCGCGCGCGAACGCCGAGCCGTCGCTCCTGCTGAACACCGAGGCTAACGTCTCTTGGTGCCGGCCGTGGTACGCGCGGCGGGGCTTCGAGGTCGTCCCCCGCGACGAGTGGGGCCCCGCGCTGGCCGCACTCGCCGCGGCGCAGGCAGAGGCCGGCCTCGACTGGTCGACGCGCGTCCACATGCGCATCAAGCTCCGCGCGGACTGA
- a CDS encoding beta-lactamase family protein, protein MPARLALLACLAVAAAACSPRERARASRGEDAAAGPLARAQAGPSPSGSRTCVARRARLEEALASHAARGRGALLGVDAPGCPPALLAVDAQVSQPFRMASVAKTFVATLALRAVSRGALALDAPLDPRVHVALRGATLRALLQHTSGLFPYERDPTFLAWASKPAPRGPDELLARALFHAPRARVGAPFRYANTNYLVLARVLERALGAPLGELVSRELTGPLGLASTAPEAGREPLLPSYDERGRELTRTHHPSWLYGAGDLVTTLSDLVRWTRLYGTGEVIPAQLRGEWLRTVPTDDPDVRYGLGVFVTDGEAAGGLGRVRSHAGDVAGLHLEAVYFVDLDAAVVAVVTHDGGAPEGLAVAAGQALKAR, encoded by the coding sequence ATGCCCGCGCGCCTCGCCTTGCTCGCGTGCCTCGCGGTGGCCGCCGCGGCTTGCTCCCCGCGGGAGCGCGCGCGCGCCTCCCGCGGCGAAGACGCGGCCGCGGGCCCACTCGCGCGCGCCCAAGCGGGCCCGAGCCCCTCCGGGAGTCGGACGTGCGTCGCGCGTCGCGCGCGGCTCGAGGAGGCCCTCGCGTCGCACGCGGCGCGAGGGAGAGGCGCGCTCTTGGGTGTGGACGCGCCCGGCTGTCCTCCCGCGCTCCTCGCCGTAGACGCGCAGGTGTCGCAGCCCTTTCGCATGGCGAGCGTCGCGAAGACCTTCGTCGCCACGCTGGCGCTCCGTGCGGTGTCCCGCGGCGCACTCGCGCTCGACGCGCCGCTCGACCCACGCGTGCACGTCGCGCTCCGAGGCGCGACGCTGCGCGCGCTCCTCCAGCACACGAGCGGCCTCTTCCCCTACGAGCGCGACCCTACGTTCCTCGCCTGGGCGTCCAAGCCGGCGCCGCGAGGTCCCGACGAGCTGCTCGCGCGGGCGCTCTTCCACGCGCCCCGCGCTCGCGTGGGGGCGCCGTTTCGCTACGCGAACACGAACTATCTCGTGCTCGCGCGAGTACTCGAGCGCGCGCTGGGCGCACCGCTCGGCGAGCTAGTTTCGCGCGAGCTGACGGGCCCGCTCGGGCTCGCGAGCACCGCGCCGGAGGCGGGACGCGAGCCACTCCTCCCGTCCTACGACGAGCGGGGCCGCGAGCTCACGCGGACCCACCACCCCTCCTGGCTGTACGGGGCCGGCGACCTCGTCACGACGCTCTCCGACCTCGTACGATGGACGCGGCTCTACGGGACGGGCGAGGTGATCCCGGCGCAGCTCCGCGGCGAGTGGCTGAGGACGGTGCCCACCGACGATCCCGACGTGCGCTACGGCCTCGGCGTCTTCGTGACCGACGGCGAGGCCGCGGGGGGGCTTGGGCGCGTGCGCAGCCACGCAGGCGACGTGGCCGGGCTCCACCTCGAGGCCGTGTACTTCGTCGACCTCGACGCCGCGGTCGTGGCGGTGGTCACCCACGACGGCGGGGCCCCCGAGGGGCTCGCGGTCGCCGCCGGCCAAGCGCTGAAGGCGCGGTAG
- a CDS encoding allophanate hydrolase subunit 2 family protein, whose product MSALVLVRVAGPASLQDLGRPGQLHLGLPGGGTLAPTALAALNDALGNPREALGLEVFGLLVARAEGEVVARLDGGETVALGDGDTLTVRPSGQRLRLLAVAGGFEAPLVLGGRGLLPSAGVGGLAGRFLKTGDRLTIGPAGPLREGSATPRARLGAQARREDDRVRLLPGPHTSLLREPEVLARASWTLGARSDRTGLVLEGPPLATWPRDAEADSLPMVPGAVQLPPDGRPIVLGVDHPVSGGYPVVAVVAHADLEALFTRPLGASVRFSLDAPCSERPPTP is encoded by the coding sequence GTGAGCGCGCTCGTGCTCGTGCGCGTGGCCGGCCCCGCGTCGCTCCAGGACCTCGGCCGGCCCGGGCAGCTCCACCTCGGCCTGCCCGGCGGCGGCACCCTCGCGCCCACCGCGCTCGCCGCGCTGAACGACGCGCTTGGGAACCCTCGAGAGGCGCTCGGGCTCGAGGTCTTCGGGCTCCTCGTCGCGCGGGCAGAGGGCGAGGTCGTCGCGCGGCTGGACGGGGGCGAGACCGTGGCGCTGGGCGATGGCGACACGCTCACAGTGCGGCCGTCGGGGCAGCGGCTGCGGCTGTTGGCCGTGGCCGGCGGGTTCGAGGCGCCGCTCGTGCTCGGCGGGCGAGGGCTCCTGCCGAGCGCCGGCGTGGGCGGGCTCGCCGGCCGCTTCCTGAAGACGGGTGACCGCCTCACCATCGGGCCCGCAGGCCCGCTGCGCGAAGGCTCGGCGACGCCCCGCGCGCGGCTCGGAGCGCAGGCTCGACGCGAAGACGATCGCGTGCGTCTGCTCCCGGGGCCGCACACGTCGCTCCTTCGCGAGCCCGAGGTCCTCGCGCGGGCGTCGTGGACGCTGGGCGCACGCAGCGACCGCACGGGGCTCGTCCTCGAGGGCCCGCCGCTCGCGACGTGGCCGCGCGACGCCGAGGCGGACTCGCTCCCCATGGTCCCTGGCGCCGTCCAGCTCCCGCCCGATGGCCGCCCCATCGTGCTCGGCGTCGACCACCCTGTGAGCGGCGGCTACCCCGTCGTGGCGGTCGTCGCGCACGCCGATCTGGAGGCGCTGTTCACGCGCCCGCTCGGCGCCTCCGTGCGCTTCTCGCTCGACGCGCCCTGCAGCGAGCGGCCGCCTACGCCCTGA
- a CDS encoding carboxyltransferase domain-containing protein, with amino-acid sequence MTVPVATLRFSPYGDRALLAPIDHVAPAARAALLHHLRALPHALDAYLTAKHALVLARDPAGARELPRECAVPGEDAANEVATRRAHPTHHTLALVWDGPDLDEAAARTGLAREALARALMAPAYTACFLGFRPGFAYLEGVPPALRLPRRDQVRPRVPANTFALGGPYAGVYPCASPGGFWLLATAVGATLFEREGPRAGPLLRVGDEVRFVEAPR; translated from the coding sequence GTGACCGTCCCCGTGGCCACGCTGCGCTTCTCTCCCTACGGCGATCGCGCGCTGCTCGCGCCGATCGACCACGTCGCGCCCGCGGCGCGCGCCGCCCTGCTCCACCACCTGCGCGCCCTGCCGCACGCGCTCGACGCGTACCTCACCGCGAAGCACGCGCTCGTGCTCGCCCGCGATCCGGCGGGCGCCCGCGAGCTCCCGCGCGAGTGCGCGGTTCCGGGCGAAGACGCGGCGAACGAGGTGGCCACGCGCCGCGCGCACCCGACGCACCACACCCTCGCGCTCGTATGGGACGGGCCCGATCTCGACGAGGCCGCGGCGCGCACGGGCCTCGCGCGCGAGGCGCTCGCGCGCGCGCTGATGGCGCCGGCGTACACCGCTTGCTTTCTCGGATTTCGACCTGGTTTCGCGTATTTGGAGGGGGTTCCGCCGGCGCTCAGGTTGCCTCGGCGGGACCAGGTTCGGCCGCGCGTGCCGGCCAACACGTTCGCGCTCGGCGGCCCGTACGCGGGCGTGTACCCCTGCGCCTCGCCGGGGGGCTTCTGGCTCCTCGCCACCGCCGTCGGGGCCACGCTGTTCGAGCGCGAGGGGCCGCGCGCGGGACCCCTCCTCCGGGTGGGGGACGAGGTGCGCTTCGTGGAGGCGCCGAGGTGA
- a CDS encoding LamB/YcsF family protein, whose amino-acid sequence MSEDAEVAPLAAPLVNVDAGELDDEPTELWSLAHVLHVACGGHAGDDASMRRALGRAAEAGCRVGAHPSYPDREGFGRRAIALPSGALVESLRAQCASLRAVAEQAGVALSSLKPHGALYHDAAVSPALARDLAELTRELLGPGAALVGPPQCALRDAARDAGVPYLREGFADRGYAADGALLPRSAEGALLSAPATAVAQARALWATGAIDTLCVHGDNPAAVPLLRALRAAFP is encoded by the coding sequence ATGAGCGAGGACGCCGAGGTCGCGCCGCTCGCCGCACCCCTCGTGAACGTCGACGCGGGGGAGCTCGACGACGAACCGACCGAGCTCTGGTCGCTCGCGCACGTGCTCCACGTCGCGTGCGGCGGGCACGCCGGCGACGACGCGTCGATGCGGAGGGCGCTCGGCCGCGCCGCGGAGGCGGGGTGCCGCGTGGGCGCCCACCCGTCGTACCCCGACCGCGAGGGCTTCGGGCGCCGCGCGATCGCGCTCCCTTCAGGCGCGCTGGTCGAGTCGCTGCGCGCGCAGTGCGCGAGCCTCCGCGCGGTCGCCGAACAGGCCGGCGTCGCGCTCAGTTCGCTGAAGCCGCACGGCGCGCTCTACCACGACGCCGCGGTCTCCCCCGCCCTCGCGCGAGACCTCGCCGAGCTCACGCGCGAGCTGCTCGGGCCGGGCGCGGCGCTCGTTGGGCCGCCCCAGTGCGCGCTCCGCGATGCGGCGCGCGACGCGGGGGTCCCCTACCTGCGCGAGGGCTTCGCGGATCGCGGGTACGCGGCGGACGGCGCCCTCCTGCCCCGCTCGGCCGAGGGCGCGCTCCTCTCGGCTCCCGCGACCGCCGTCGCCCAGGCGCGCGCGCTCTGGGCCACCGGCGCGATCGACACGCTCTGCGTGCACGGCGACAACCCGGCCGCGGTGCCGCTGCTGCGCGCGCTCCGAGCGGCCTTCCCGTGA